In candidate division WOR-3 bacterium, one genomic interval encodes:
- a CDS encoding CPBP family intramembrane metalloprotease, which translates to MKKKYSDFLKNTLFVSISIFSLSFFVWSLPRFFPIADMTIPSGEIESAARNHMRSCGYDLSSHECQAVLKCDEDALSYTESALGTETTQGLIRNGTKIYYYDLYFKKPGNSEFFVVSCHPDSGVISWKRILHDDLPGDSLTENEAVEIAVKFIPSEGWTQKGINRTVLINRTDYEIIFERYLFPDDNCREIAVFSMAGRDISGFQRRLYVPSSFSDSLKTVQSKGESLTILGYIAMSAGGIFAFITLIRKMNGAGNFVPVFSPVIILVSLCWLATILLESPIIFASWDPLWPKFLFSVRWTVFEVIGQIQILVLFISILFAGHILAVSENSRKEETFKKIFSKNILSADASRSLLKGVFIGMISGGIYAFLCLGFKAFFPSSYDIQPRGFYLYILNSRIPALSSALYFLLIAIIEEAGYRHFGTMLTKKMFKNTFAAVLATSLVYGLTHSTLNFLPPAEPFWGRALVMTCIGVFWSVVYLKTDLLTVVSAHYLCDLFIFNLPLIANSPPSNQFLTFLCIFWILLIPVTSFISGRCFKTGGFLRS; encoded by the coding sequence TTGAAAAAAAAATACTCTGATTTTCTAAAAAATACTCTTTTCGTTTCAATTTCAATTTTCTCGCTTTCTTTTTTTGTCTGGTCTCTGCCGCGCTTTTTCCCGATAGCAGATATGACGATTCCTTCGGGCGAAATTGAATCTGCCGCAAGAAATCACATGCGCAGTTGCGGATACGACCTCAGTTCGCACGAATGCCAAGCCGTTTTAAAATGCGACGAAGACGCCCTTTCATACACAGAATCCGCCCTCGGAACAGAAACGACACAGGGACTCATAAGGAACGGTACCAAAATTTACTACTACGACCTGTATTTCAAAAAACCGGGAAACAGTGAATTTTTTGTCGTCTCATGCCACCCGGATTCAGGAGTAATAAGCTGGAAAAGAATTCTACACGACGACTTGCCCGGCGACAGTCTCACTGAAAACGAAGCGGTCGAAATTGCAGTTAAATTCATTCCGTCAGAAGGTTGGACGCAAAAAGGAATCAACAGAACCGTCCTTATAAACAGGACCGATTACGAAATAATCTTCGAAAGATATTTGTTTCCGGACGACAATTGCAGGGAAATCGCAGTCTTTTCAATGGCGGGAAGAGATATTTCAGGATTTCAGAGGAGGCTGTATGTTCCTTCATCTTTTTCCGATTCTTTGAAAACCGTTCAAAGCAAAGGAGAGTCGCTGACGATTTTGGGTTACATAGCCATGAGCGCCGGAGGAATTTTCGCTTTTATCACTCTCATCAGAAAAATGAACGGAGCAGGCAATTTTGTCCCTGTTTTTTCACCTGTAATAATCCTCGTGTCGCTCTGCTGGTTAGCCACAATACTCCTCGAAAGCCCTATCATTTTCGCCTCATGGGACCCCCTCTGGCCGAAGTTTCTTTTTTCAGTCAGATGGACGGTTTTTGAAGTCATTGGACAGATACAGATTCTGGTTCTTTTCATTTCCATACTTTTTGCAGGACACATCCTGGCCGTATCGGAAAACAGTCGTAAGGAAGAAACTTTCAAAAAAATTTTCAGTAAAAACATTTTGTCCGCCGATGCAAGCCGTTCCCTGCTCAAGGGGGTTTTTATCGGGATGATAAGCGGCGGCATATACGCTTTTCTGTGTCTTGGGTTTAAGGCCTTTTTCCCCTCTTCCTACGACATCCAGCCCCGGGGATTTTATCTTTACATACTGAATTCCAGAATACCCGCACTTTCTTCGGCTCTTTATTTCCTGCTCATCGCCATAATCGAAGAGGCCGGTTACAGACATTTCGGGACCATGCTGACCAAAAAAATGTTCAAAAACACTTTTGCGGCAGTTCTGGCTACTTCACTCGTATACGGCCTCACTCATTCTACTCTCAACTTCCTCCCGCCCGCCGAACCCTTTTGGGGCAGAGCACTAGTCATGACATGTATCGGAGTTTTCTGGTCGGTGGTTTACCTGAAAACCGATCTTCTCACAGTCGTCTCGGCGCATTACCTGTGCGATCTTTTCATATTCAATTTACCTTTGATAGCAAATTCGCCTCCCTCAAATCAATTTCTCACTTTTTTGTGTATTTTCTGGATTTTATTAATTCCGGTAACATCTTTTATTTCGGGGAGATGTTTCAAAACAGGCGGTTTCCTCCGCTCTTAG
- the folK gene encoding 2-amino-4-hydroxy-6-hydroxymethyldihydropteridine diphosphokinase, with product MRFTAEVYLSVGSNKGWREFNHRLAVSALKTLPLILAESESSLYEEEFLGAEGPSILTSVLKVRTPLTPIALLSIISEIENKIGRDRLKRWSPRIIDIDIIDYNGWIYADNRLILPHPRFDSRPATVIAMLEINPDWKHPLKKRALSTCESNFKGCLFEKKIL from the coding sequence TGCGGTTTACTGCAGAAGTTTATCTTAGCGTGGGTTCAAATAAAGGATGGCGGGAATTTAATCACCGGCTCGCGGTTTCGGCTCTCAAAACCCTGCCTTTAATCCTCGCCGAATCCGAATCCTCGCTTTACGAAGAGGAATTTCTGGGAGCCGAAGGACCGTCAATCCTGACTTCTGTTTTAAAAGTCCGTACACCTCTCACGCCGATTGCCCTGCTTTCCATAATTTCTGAAATTGAAAACAAGATCGGAAGAGACAGGCTTAAACGCTGGTCTCCGAGGATTATTGACATTGACATTATCGACTACAACGGCTGGATTTACGCCGACAACAGGCTGATACTTCCTCATCCGCGTTTTGACTCCAGACCGGCTACGGTTATAGCCATGTTGGAGATCAATCCTGACTGGAAACACCCTCTTAAAAAGAGGGCTTTATCGACGTGCGAATCAAACTTCAAAGGGTGTCTTTTTGAAAAAAAAATACTCTGA